In Chaetodon trifascialis isolate fChaTrf1 chromosome 4, fChaTrf1.hap1, whole genome shotgun sequence, one DNA window encodes the following:
- the LOC139330111 gene encoding methyltransferase-like protein 27, whose amino-acid sequence MSRSTRTIQDVGKVLKSRRECEQEKLTAFFDKWAGDYEKDCNMLDYQGPNLAAALISSNFSGNREAALVLDVACGPGQLPKLMYEMGFRHFVGIDCSQGMLDEAAKTGLYEDLKLVKLGAEPLPAQAGTVDVVAMIGALQPDLVPFSVLRELCKVTKPGGLICVTKAQHSTDPQGFTGVLEREFKILEDEGLWHLIDVKTSDQYIRDASLIGKNDEQDLGFTCGRAYLFRTPLM is encoded by the exons ATGTCACGCTCTACCAGAACTATTCAAGATGTGGGGAAGGTACTGAAGTCTCGCAGAGAATGTGAACAGGAGAAGTTGACTGCATTCTTTGACAAATGGGCAGGAGACTATGAAAAG GATTGCAACATGTTGGACTACCAAGGACCAAatctggctgcagctttgatttCCTCCAACTTCAGTGGGAATCGAGAGGCAGCCCTGGTTTTGGATGTCGCCTGCGGGCCTGGACAGCTACCTAAATTG ATGTATGAAATGGGCTTCAGGCACTTTGTGGGGATTGATTGCAGTCAAGGAATGCTGGACGAAGCAGCTAAAACTGGTCTCTATGAGGACCTTAAACTGGTCAAACTTGGAGCTGAACCGCTGCCTGCACAAGCTG GTACAGTTGATGTGGTGGCCATGATCGGCGCTCTGCAACCTGATCTTGTACCGTTCAGTGTTTTGAGGGAGTTGTGCAAAGTCACTAAACCAG GTGGCTTGATTTGTGTCACAAAGGCTCAACACAGTACTGATCCTCAAGGCTTCACTGGTGTTTTGGAGAGAGAGTTCAAGATCCTGGAGGATGAGGGACTGTGGCATCTCATAGATGTCAAGACGTCTGACCAGTACATTAGAGATGCGAGTCTGATAGGCAAGAATGATGAGCAGGATTTGGGATTTACCTGTGGTAGAGCATACTTGTTCAGAACACCTCTCATGTGA